The Bacillus carboniphilus genome contains a region encoding:
- a CDS encoding YjcZ family sporulation protein has product MGEYGYGAGFAFIVVVFVLLVIVGCACCGGYY; this is encoded by the coding sequence ATGGGCGAATATGGATATGGTGCAGGGTTTGCTTTTATCGTTGTAGTTTTTGTCCTACTAGTCATTGTAGGTTGCGCATGCTGCGGAGGTTATTATTAA
- a CDS encoding YjcZ family sporulation protein, producing the protein MGGYNSYGYAGGGCNYVNNCCGSNFIIILILFILLIIIGAGITLV; encoded by the coding sequence ATGGGCGGATACAATAGCTACGGTTATGCAGGTGGAGGTTGTAATTACGTAAACAATTGCTGTGGAAGCAACTTTATTATTATTTTAATACTATTTATTCTTTTAATTATCATTGGTGCAGGAATAACCCTTGTATAA